From Eriocheir sinensis breed Jianghai 21 chromosome 19, ASM2467909v1, whole genome shotgun sequence:
gaagttgctgggaatttcatggagtgttttgtgatcccagtgctAGATTTACATGACTTCTGCATCATCAACAGGAAAAACCCATACTTTATCAGCGTCTGAGTTTGGGGTTGTACTTGCGATGATCCTCCTCCATCCTGCTCGACccagtgctaatccttcctctatttctaacacTTCCAAGTCTTGTTGTGCAGTCCCTCATCACCCACATATTCCAACACGCCTGTCTCTTACTTCACATTACACAGTTTTTTCTACTCCTTACATGAAGTCATTGTGTGCGGATTTTGTTGGCAGGAGACCGGTGGACTTCTGCTGCCCTCGGACTTGGCATATTACCAAACCTACGGGGACAAGAAAATCATCTTCACCCCGGtaagtagagtgtgtgtgtgtgtgtgcttctgacttttctctttttccgtgTTCTTGGCTGTGATgatagtggtattggtggtgatggtgatagtggtggtggtggtgttgatggttttGATAAAGAGGTagtagtgttggtgatgatgatagtggtagtggtgttgatgacagtagtggtggtggtggtggtgttgatggtgtccCTGGTCCCGTTCCCTCAGGAGGAGACGCGCAGCATGGTCAACGTTTATGAGCCAGGAATCGTCCTCTTGGGGTTCAAGCCGATGAGCTTCCTGAAGACAGAGCTGTTCTTCAAGAGCCCATCCTTCATCTACCCCAAGGAAAAGGACGCTTCAGGTAAGGCTCCCCACATACATACAAGGCCACTAAGCACTGCCCTCGCAAAATTGTTAAAAATATGATAGACTGACATTCTTTATTTTGACATCAAGTACTTAAtttgtttttctgtgtatttttttcctgACATGAAAAGGTTTGAAGCTAAAGTCGACAACCACCTGTTAACCCATTAGGTATTGTGTTGTccccctttctttttattctccttcctttggtgtcagtcttttatttttcatatttgtgTCTGTTCATCGAGGGACTCTGTGAGGGTCTATatcagttatttatttttcttgcatGCCCTCACAagaatctcaataataataataatgataataataaataactacCAATTAGAAAGATGCATAAGACTTGACAAACACACCTTGATCTTTCTCCATGcaattcctcatccttctcttcccctcggcGCAGGCAGTACCAAGCTGTTCACGGCGCTGCTGGAGCGGTGTCTGGCGAGGCAGGTCTTGGCACTTGTCCGCTGCGTCCCGAGGGCCCACAGCTCGGCCATCTTCGCTGCCCTCATCCCCCAAGCGGAGGTGCTGGATGAGACCAACGCGCAGGTCCAGCCTCCAGGATTCTTGCTTCATCCTCTGCCCTATGCTGGTGCGTCACTTATGTGTTTCTTGTCTGTCCGGGCTGGTGCCAAAATGTACTCCTTTGTTCCCAGTTTTTCTCCCCGATTTTAGTCACTCGATTTTTCTCACCCGATTTTACTCACCCGATTTTTCTCACCTGATTTTACTCCACCAATTTTACTTTTTGTTTAGTGTCATGTCGTATTGTATTGATAAGTTCTCTGGTTATATGAGCGTTGTATTGTACTGATAAGTTTTCTGGTTATGTTAGCATTGTACTGTATTGATAATGTCCCAGCCCAAGACAGCAAAGACCATGTAGGGTTAGATTATACATATCAAGATTCAGCAGCTAATTCCCAGAGAAGTGCTGTGTTAGTGTtcgaagggatggaaaaaaaaatggtaagtaAAGAAAGACAGCAAAGACCATGTAGAGTTAGATTATATATATGAAGATTCAGCAGCTAATTCCTAGAGGAGGAGTGCTGTGTAAGTATTCAGAAGGGCTGGAGAAAAAATGGCAAGTAAAGAAAGGTAAACAGATGAAGTGGCATGCTAGCTCTGTATTCAAGGGATGGAGCTGAGGGTGAGATGCTGCGAAGGCTTTAACATTGTATGGTCTGTGGGCGTGCAATAAGTTTCCGCTGTTTCTGAGGCACTATGAAGGCATCAGTCATATGGATGCGTGCTGTCATATCTCTCCCTCACCAGACCACACCGCAAACATGACAATTGAGAGGAAGATGCTGACCTTAATCTCTCACCCCACATGCTGGCACTATCCTCCCCTACCTCTCTGACCTTAATCTCTCCCCACATGCTGACGCTCTCCTGCCCTGTCTCTCGCTCATATGGACGCATGCTgtcatatcccttccttcaccagacCACATCGCTAACATGACAATTGAGAGGAAGATGCTGACCTTAATCTTTCACTTCACATGCTGGCACTATCCTCCCCTACCTCTCACTCATATGGACGCATGCTgtcatatcccttccttcaccagacCACATCGCTAACATGACAATTGAGAGGAAGAATCTGACCTTAATCTCTCCCCACATGCTGATgctctcctcccctacctctcacTTATATTGATGCATGTTGTCATATCCCTCCCTCACCAGACTACATCTCAAAAATGACACTTGAGAAGAGGACAGTGGCCAGCGATGAGCAAATAGAAGCCTGCAAGAAGGTGGTGAAGAAGCTGCGAGGTGAGTACCACCCCGAGGACGTGGATGACCCCAGCGCCGAGACACACTGGGAGGTCATCAAAGCGCTCGCCCTCAACCGCCAGCGAATTGAGGACGTGCCGGACCAGACAGGTGTGATTTGACCCCCTTACCTGTTTGGCTTTTGGAACtggagagtgtgtttgtgtgtgtaagcttTTTACCCCCGATTTTACTCACCCGATTTTTCTCACCTGATTTTTCTCACCTGATTTTACTCACCCGATTTTTCTCACCTGATTTTACTCACCCGATTTTTCTCACCCGATTATACTCACTCGATTTTTCTCCCTGATTTTACTCACAATTTTTCTCCCCGATTTCACTCACCCAATTTTACTCACTCGATTTTTCTCACTCGATTTTTCTCACCCAATTTTACTCACCCAATTTTACTCACTCAATTTTTCTCCCCAATTTTACTCACCTGATTTTACTCCACCAATTTTACTCTTTGTTTACCCCAGATTTTACTTCTTTACCTATTCAACTGTTGTTtctagagggagagaaagtgtgtgtgtgtgtgtgtgtgtgtgtgtgtgtgtgtgtgtgtgtgtgtgagtatgttttCACTTCAAGAATAAAATGAAATGCTTGTTGGCCCATTACTGAGGGAGTTTAAGAGCATCACCCACTCTTAAACAATCTCTTGACTCTCCACGACTAACCAATCTTTTTTCTGCTACCTTCCAGTCCCTGATGTCGAGAATATAGAGAAGGTCGCCGGGCCGTCACTGAAGGAGTTTGAGAGAATGGTTTACCCGCCCTCGTATGACCCCTTGGCAAAGCTCCCCACCGCCTCAACCCGCCCCAGCTCAGGCGTcaagaaggagaaagtggatcCGAGCACCATGGATGTGGAGGCCatgttgaagaaggggaaggtgcgtgtgtgtgtgtgtctgtgtgtgtttgttttggggtTGCTTCTATTGATCTATAAGGGTGTGAATACTATgttgaaaagagggaaagatgtgcatgtgtgtgtatttgtgttcttGGATATTTTTTTCGAGAAGAGTGTAtgaagaaattgacctctcttttggacactttacttttttgtctattatgggagcggtgagtagcgggctttttttttctctgcactcttttgttgcccttgagccatctcctttgctgtaaaaagaaaaaaaaaggatgtggatgccagattgaaggaaaggatggaactCTCTCCCTTGACAAATTGATCTAACTTCGATTTGAGACTCGGTTGTATTTCCATCAACTACATATCTGCTTGCATTGTTCACGCATTCACTGGTCAATTCATGAACCACTTTTTATACCTTCCTGAACTTGAATCTATCCAATTTatacccattatttttttattcatttattatttttttacagcaaaggatacagatcaagggcttaaaaaaaagaaaactaatgaaaaaaaaaaaagcacactaCTTAAAAAAGCCCACCACATACCCTAACATCTTTTTTATATAACTCCATTCAtctacaacctttttttttttgtatcgttagGTTTTAGGATGCAGGGAAAGctttgccatcatcatcatcatcaccatcatcatcttctttgctATTGTCTATCCTCTCTCGTTCTTGGGGTTGGACTTGCaatgatcctcctccatcttgctcggtccagtgctaatccttcctctattttctatttcatcatcatctttgctTATAGTTTATCTTCTCTCGTTCTTGGGGTTGGACTTGCaatgatcctcctccatcttgctcggtccagtgctaatccttcctctgttttctatttcatcatcatcattatcattactattattggtgaCATATTTCTTTCCCATATGTGAGTGCATTTCTACAAGgcctaacatgtttttttttactccatcTATGACTTTCTTTTGTGTAATGTAGGTTATGTGATGCAGGGAAggctttatcatcatcatcatcattattgttattgttattattgatgtCTTCCttccctacgtgtgtgtgtgtgcagggtaaCTCGCTGACGGTGCCGGTGCTCAAGGCATGGCTGATAAAGCGCCGTGTGGTGGTCACTGCCAAGAAGAAGGCGGAGCTGCTGCAAGACGCCATGGACCTCTTGGAATAGGTGTGTGGggggcaacgttgccagattgtcgtctcAGCTGCttatatttcccaacttcctaccccaaagctgtcttctgggctccaataacgaaactcatttatagttatcatcaaaagagttagatcctgatgtttcttggcagtagttaggcaacttaggcgtcagaaaccggtaaatactatgctctgagtacgatcatctggcaacggtggtggggggggggagggaggtggtgtgAGGTCTGTTATCAATACACAGTTAAGGTTATTGTATCTTAAgcctgtggggagagagagagagggtaagaagTCTAACTAAGGACATTCCATCATAGGTGTGtttgtggggagggagagaaaaagagaggtggGAGGCCTGATACCAACACACTTAAGGGCATTCCATCCTTGTACAATTGATCAAAGGTTTCCTGTGATACTCAGTAGAATTTATATCATTACATATTTACTAGAATGAGAATGTAGGATTTCTGTTTAGCTAAGAGGACCAGTTTGCTCTTTTCATTCCTCTGCAGCTCAGGCAGTGTTAGGGGATTCACTTTGGTGGCCATCACAAGGCCACACAACAGTTTTGCTTTGTTGAGTGTTTGAGGCAAAGTTAGCCAAGGGGATGCACAGTTCCAAGCCTCAagcctttttttctgtattatgaAATGTACCAAGATCCCTTTAAATGAACACATATAATACACAATGATATGCAGACGTGTATTCCTAATAACCAAGCCTCAGGGACATCTTAGTTATGCTGCAGTTAATGGACCTTATTGACTATAGAGGCAGCGCCACATGTAGCCACTCAACTCAAAGCTGTACTTTTCAGAGTTCAAGTTATGGACGAGTGCATCTGAGGTTGTctccgggatacacggccatAGTGCCGCCATCGCCCCTGCACACAATTCACTCCTTcctgatttcagtttttctccttgTCACTCAGGAGAGTCAGGAAatgggtaggagtaaagtgtgtgcagtcattggcttggagcggtggcagcaccaaggccttgtatcctggaggcagcctcagatgcactctagtacataacatGAGTTCTATGGACAGTACTGCTTTGagagttcactgagtggccacgtgtggcgctgcttGCCTAGCCAATATGGTCCATTGATTGATTTAAACAAGTAGTGAGTGTCCCCCCTTGGGCATGGGGGTCTGTAGTGTGGGAGGCCCAGCAGTGCCCCGAACTTGGTTACATGCTCCAAACCTCTCCCCGGGAAGgtcctggtggtgctggtgatcaCGCGTCCAGCACGTgctcagaccatggtgaattacccTCACAACATTGTCTCTTAACCACACTAACAAGACTGACACATCACATAGAAACACGACAAATATAGAGGAACTTTAGCATTTGAAGCACGTCATAAAATtcaaatttatatatttaattttctttaatATATTCTCACTGCTAAAAGGTTAATTACATATTTGAAACTATGTAATTTCTGTTTtattagtaatgataataataataaaaattatgaaTAATAGCAATAGCATGTGTCATTGCCAATCCAATAAAAACTactcacaaaataaataaaatgtcacATTAACACATCAGGATCACATGTTCATCCTGGCACAGATGCAGATCAGTCAAGGTCagtatctgcacacacacacacgcacacacttgttGAACTCATCAAATCAGATAACTGCCTTGACATATTCAGTGGAAAATTTAActgaataatatataataataatcaatcaatcaatcaataataataatgacaataatttaAAGCCACAGGCAGGTGTTGACAACAGCCACTCACTTCATATGATAATGACTGTGAACATGACTCTTTCTGTTTGACACACCACACCAACATGATGACCTTTCCTTGGCAACAGCTGAGCCATGGGACCAACAAGCACGGGCTGTGTCACTCCCGTGGTCCTGGGGCGCACAGCAAACACTTGGCAAGGGGACAACACTTGACCCAGAGAGAGGTGATGATAAAGACAAGTACAAACCAATGAGTGCCTTGGAGCCAAAGACTTGGAAAGACAAATTGAAGGAAGTACTTTTAAGGTAATTTTTATAGGGTACATTTACCAGTTCACACACACCACTCCAACTGTGCCATCAGAAAGAATTACCTAGTACACAGGAAAAATTAAACTGAGGAATGAAAATGGtgtcaaaaataaaaaaattatcagCATCTATTTTGAAATTGTATTTCATTTTCACACCTCACCTCaactttctgttgttttcttgttatgaGAACCAATTGGAATGGTGCTTGTGAATTGGTGAACTCTGTGTTGCATTCCTAGTTCACGTTCATCTTGTGATGAAGTGAAAGGCAAACTTTTTAGGATGTAGTAGCATACATGATATTAATGAGCCTTGTTCTATATGATGTGTTAACGTATGTTTACATTAGTCTACTTGTTAATCTGGTGATGCCTCGGAGACATCAGTGACACAAGGAAGGCATCTGCTGACTGGAGTGCAGGCATCCCTTGCTATGTGATTGGGTCACGTTTTTCAAATTGATGATATATCAATCGATCCTACCCGCTAAAGCTAGTCATAAAAGAGGGTCACAACAAACTCATAAGTGTTTACTTGCAatgcaatgcaagatggcgccactataaacactcgcctgcgccagaacgggctgggccgacaatcaggccccacctggaagaagccttgggccgaccatcaggccccatcgggaagatgcctaccggcgcaataggcagcaacgtaaaaaaaaaataataaaataaaataaaaaacattaaatataaaAACTTGTCAGCTAGTAAAGCATTGCACACGCTCAACTGCAGAAGTAAGTTGAGTGTGACATGGGTAGGGAGTGTTCTTCAGTTTGGCATGGTGATCAATTGACCGCGCCACCACTGTGCAGCATAGTTATCA
This genomic window contains:
- the LOC127000900 gene encoding X-ray repair cross-complementing protein 6-like gives rise to the protein MDTWEDDKPDGEEGEEGGDGWQVVNRSATIFLIDAVREMFDDPEDAEEDPPFTRAIKAVHATLMRKAISSTHDQVGVVFFNTREAKNKLDYTGVYVFQDLQRPCAENILAMEKLIKMHPAQFDSQYGQTDKASIHDALRTCQTVFLDCDKRQLGRSILLFTCRDDPHSQNEQVRRQAVAKAKDLKESRIALEILHMGAAFDVNKFYKDLLFDELDDGESETTREQRILADPTTRLSQLMERVTRLENKQRPSATVQFTLAPGVEMTVGLYTVVRSAVKPKKLKLWKNTNEEVKSVTKQFLEETGGLLLPSDLAYYQTYGDKKIIFTPEETRSMVNVYEPGIVLLGFKPMSFLKTELFFKSPSFIYPKEKDASGSTKLFTALLERCLARQVLALVRCVPRAHSSAIFAALIPQAEVLDETNAQVQPPGFLLHPLPYADYISKMTLEKRTVASDEQIEACKKVVKKLRGEYHPEDVDDPSAETHWEVIKALALNRQRIEDVPDQTVPDVENIEKVAGPSLKEFERMVYPPSYDPLAKLPTASTRPSSGVKKEKVDPSTMDVEAMLKKGKGNSLTVPVLKAWLIKRRVVVTAKKKAELLQDAMDLLE